In Carassius auratus strain Wakin unplaced genomic scaffold, ASM336829v1 scaf_tig00020840, whole genome shotgun sequence, the following are encoded in one genomic region:
- the LOC113076629 gene encoding succinate dehydrogenase [ubiquinone] iron-sulfur subunit, mitochondrial: MAAVCFSLSRCCAVGPRASITAVRFAQTAAAAAVQPRIKKFQIYRWDPDRAGDKPRMQTYDIDLNTCGPMVLDALIKIKNEMDGTLTFRRSCREGICGSCAMNINGGNTLACLNKIDTNTSKVTKIYPLPHMYVVKDLVPDMSNFYAQYKSIEPFLKKKDESRQGQEQYLQSVEDRQKLDGLYECILCACCSTSCPSYWWNGDKYLGPAVLMQAYRWMIDSRDDYTEERLSQLQDPFSLYRCHTIMNCTRTCPKGLNPGKAIAEIKKMMASYKQKKTASA; this comes from the exons ATGGCGGCGGTGTGTTTCTCCTTGAGCCGCTGCTGCGCCGTGGGTCCCCGAGCCTCGATCACG gcGGTGCGCTTCGCTCAGACGGCGGCCGCTGCGGCGGTTCAGCCCAGGATCAAGAAGTTCCAGATCTACCGCTGGGATCCGGATCGCGCCGGGGACAAACCTCGCATGCAGACGTACGACATCGACCTGAACAC CTGCGGCCCGATGGTTCTGGACGCGCTCATCAAGATCAAGAACGAGATGGACGGCACGCTGACCTTCAGACGCTCCTGCAGAGAGG GAATCTGTGGATCGTGTGCGATGAACATCAACGGAGGAAACACTCTGGCCTGTCTGAACAAGATTGACACTAACACCAGCAAGGTGACCAAGATCTACCCGCTGCCGCACATGTATGTGGTCAAAGACCTGGTGCCC GACATGAGTAACTTCTACGCTCAGTACAAGTCCATCGAGCCCTTCCTGAAGAAGAAGGACGAGTCCAGACAGGGACAGGAGCAGTACCTGCAGAGCGTGGAGGACCGGCAGAAgctg GACGGTCTGTACGAGTGTATCCTGTGCGCCTGCTGCAGCACCAGCTGTCCCAGCTACTGGTGGAACGGAGACAAGTATCTGGGTCCAGCCGTCCTCATGCAG GCGTACCGCTGGATGATCGACTCTCGGGACGATTACACCGAGGAGAGGCTCTCGCAGCTGCAGGACCCCTTCTCTCTGTACCGCTGTCACACCATCATGAACTGCACCAGGACCTGTCCCAAG GGTCTGAATCCAGGCAAAGCCATCGCTGAGATCAAGAAGATGATGGCCTCCTACAAACAGAAGAAGACGGCGTCCGCGTGA